A genomic region of Synechococcus sp. NOUM97013 contains the following coding sequences:
- the gmk gene encoding guanylate kinase produces the protein MAPTDSRARLALLTGPSGVGKGTLVARLLERHPQVWLSVSATTRLPRDGEQHGVQYFFHSRPSFDDLVAQGGLLEWAEFAGNCYGTPRQPVMQRLDAGTPVLLEIELEGARQVRRSFPEAFQIFLAPPSFEELERRIRGRGTESEDAIQKRLDRARAELDAQQEFDAVVVNDDLETALAELERLMSLA, from the coding sequence ATGGCACCGACCGACAGCCGAGCCCGGCTCGCCCTCTTGACGGGGCCAAGCGGTGTGGGCAAAGGCACGCTTGTGGCCCGTCTGCTGGAGCGCCATCCCCAGGTGTGGCTTTCGGTTTCCGCGACCACACGCTTACCGCGGGATGGAGAACAGCATGGGGTTCAGTACTTTTTCCATTCCCGCCCGTCGTTTGACGATCTCGTGGCTCAAGGGGGGCTGCTGGAGTGGGCTGAATTTGCGGGTAATTGTTATGGAACCCCCCGGCAACCGGTGATGCAGCGGCTGGATGCCGGCACGCCTGTTTTGCTGGAAATCGAACTAGAGGGGGCACGTCAGGTGCGCCGTAGTTTTCCTGAGGCCTTTCAGATCTTTTTGGCGCCACCGAGCTTTGAGGAACTCGAGCGGCGTATTCGCGGTCGTGGAACGGAGTCGGAAGATGCCATCCAGAAACGGCTGGATCGCGCCCGCGCTGAACTGGACGCCCAGCAGGAATTTGACGCAGTCGTGGTCAATGATGATCTTGAGACTGCGCTTGCAGAGCTGGAACGTCTGATGAGTCTCGCCTAA
- a CDS encoding sodium:proton antiporter gives MTPDRLGLLWGITVFAGAGARLLAALSGLQAVVLLLLSGLLIGRSGLGLVEPLDLGLGLETTVGLLVSLVLFDGGLNLRLPGDTIKATVLRISLARLVLSFGAAMLAAHWLAGLGWSLSAVYSAIVLSTGPTVVTPIVQQIRLASPLGDVLEAEGLVLEPIGAVLALLLLEQLLGDLYGWKGLAIGLLSRLGGGVLIGLAVGWLLSEVLRRLPPEHSVGLRLQITLGVLFLMFSICEWLLPESGLPASVAAGVVVGRRPSTQAAQLDELIRELASLAITMLFPLLAADVSWAELSPLGWGGISCVLVLMVLVRPVAVGVSTMGLPLNWRQRLFMGWLAPRGIVTAAVASLFAIRLEQAGVLGAGRLQGLVFLTILMTVGLQGLSAQPLAKALGLTQEDGDSSVQTAPEAGEVLLDSGQQ, from the coding sequence ATGACGCCTGACAGGCTCGGATTGCTTTGGGGCATCACGGTCTTTGCCGGTGCTGGCGCACGTCTGCTGGCTGCTTTGTCGGGGCTTCAGGCTGTTGTGCTGCTGCTGCTGTCCGGCCTGTTGATCGGGCGCTCCGGTTTGGGACTGGTCGAACCTCTTGACCTTGGCCTCGGGCTGGAAACAACTGTTGGGCTGCTGGTCAGCCTGGTGCTGTTCGACGGTGGCCTGAACCTGCGCCTTCCTGGGGACACGATCAAGGCCACTGTGCTGCGCATTTCCCTCGCGCGCCTGGTGTTGTCGTTCGGCGCTGCCATGTTGGCGGCCCATTGGTTGGCCGGCCTGGGATGGTCACTCTCCGCGGTCTACAGCGCAATCGTGCTGTCTACCGGCCCCACGGTAGTGACCCCGATCGTGCAGCAGATCCGACTCGCCTCGCCTCTGGGCGATGTGCTCGAGGCGGAAGGTCTCGTGTTGGAACCCATCGGTGCTGTCTTGGCCTTGCTGCTGCTGGAGCAGCTGTTGGGTGACCTCTATGGCTGGAAAGGCCTTGCCATTGGTCTGTTGTCACGACTCGGTGGAGGGGTGCTGATCGGTTTGGCTGTGGGCTGGCTTTTGTCCGAGGTGTTGCGGCGCCTTCCACCGGAGCACTCGGTGGGGCTGCGTCTGCAGATCACGCTGGGCGTCCTGTTCCTGATGTTCTCGATCTGTGAGTGGCTTTTGCCCGAATCCGGTCTGCCTGCATCGGTGGCTGCTGGCGTGGTGGTGGGGCGTCGTCCTTCGACCCAGGCTGCTCAGTTGGATGAATTGATCCGTGAACTGGCGAGTCTGGCCATCACGATGTTGTTCCCACTGCTGGCGGCCGACGTGTCCTGGGCTGAGCTCAGTCCACTGGGATGGGGTGGTATCAGCTGCGTGCTTGTGCTGATGGTGCTGGTGCGTCCTGTGGCCGTTGGTGTGTCCACCATGGGATTGCCGCTCAACTGGCGTCAGCGCCTGTTCATGGGTTGGTTGGCACCGCGGGGGATCGTCACCGCAGCTGTTGCATCCCTGTTCGCAATCCGGTTGGAACAGGCGGGTGTTCTCGGGGCCGGCCGCCTCCAGGGTCTGGTTTTTTTGACGATCCTGATGACAGTGGGATTGCAGGGGCTGAGTGCCCAACCGCTGGCCAAAGCACTTGGGTTGACGCAGGAGGATGGTGACTCCTCAGTCCAGACAGCGCCTGAGGCGGGGGAGGTCTTGCTCGATTCGGGCCAGCAATGA
- the wecB gene encoding non-hydrolyzing UDP-N-acetylglucosamine 2-epimerase, whose translation MAAKPRVTIVLGTRPEAIKLAPVIQEFRASDAIDTRVVLTGQHREMVSQVMDLFRLKADQDLNLMAPRQTLTHVTCAALQGLRDDFQAFPPGLVLVQGDTTTAFAAALAAFYEQIPVGHVEAGLRTDNLLDPFPEEANRRLISQVSQLHFAPTQRSHDNLKASGVVGRVMVTGNTVIDALLRMADQAPSLDDLPIDWAHQKVILATVHRRENWGDRLNSIAAGMRQVLDSHSDAVLLLPLHRNPTVREPLQALLGDHPRVVLTEPLDYDRLVAAMKGCTLLLTDSGGLQEEAPALGKPVLVLRRTTERPEAVDAGTARLIGTDSASIAREASLLLDDPEAYDQMARAVNPFGDGQASGRILEAACDLLEV comes from the coding sequence ATGGCTGCCAAGCCCCGCGTGACCATCGTGCTTGGCACTCGTCCGGAAGCCATCAAGCTGGCGCCTGTCATTCAGGAATTCCGCGCTTCTGATGCCATCGACACCCGTGTGGTGCTCACCGGGCAGCATCGTGAAATGGTCTCCCAGGTGATGGATCTGTTCCGTTTGAAGGCAGATCAGGATCTCAACCTGATGGCACCACGTCAAACACTGACGCACGTCACCTGTGCTGCGCTGCAGGGCCTCCGCGACGATTTTCAGGCGTTTCCACCAGGATTGGTGTTGGTTCAAGGTGACACCACCACCGCGTTTGCTGCTGCTCTTGCGGCTTTTTACGAACAGATTCCCGTCGGCCACGTCGAAGCTGGCCTGCGGACCGACAACCTGCTGGATCCTTTCCCAGAGGAAGCGAACCGCAGGTTGATTTCACAGGTGTCGCAGCTGCATTTCGCCCCAACCCAGCGTTCCCACGACAACCTGAAGGCTTCCGGCGTGGTGGGTCGGGTGATGGTGACGGGAAACACCGTGATCGACGCTTTGCTGCGCATGGCCGACCAAGCCCCATCGCTCGACGATCTGCCCATCGACTGGGCGCATCAGAAGGTGATCCTGGCCACGGTGCATCGGCGCGAAAACTGGGGTGACCGCCTGAACAGCATTGCGGCGGGCATGCGTCAGGTGCTCGACAGTCATTCGGATGCAGTCTTGTTGCTTCCGCTTCATCGCAATCCGACGGTGCGTGAGCCCCTGCAGGCTCTTCTCGGCGACCATCCCAGGGTCGTGCTTACCGAGCCGCTTGATTACGACCGTCTGGTGGCGGCCATGAAGGGATGCACGCTGCTGCTCACCGACTCTGGCGGTCTGCAGGAAGAAGCCCCGGCCCTCGGCAAGCCCGTCCTGGTACTGCGCAGAACCACCGAACGTCCCGAGGCTGTGGATGCAGGAACTGCTCGGCTGATTGGCACGGATAGTGCGTCGATTGCCCGTGAAGCTTCGCTGCTGCTCGATGATCCTGAGGCTTATGACCAGATGGCCCGTGCGGTGAATCCATTCGGTGATGGCCAGGCCAGTGGTCGGATTCTTGAGGCTGCTTGTGACCTGCTGGAGGTCTGA
- the tatC gene encoding twin-arginine translocase subunit TatC: MPLVDHLEELRQRVLRSLGAVVICALACLLAVRPLVRLLEEPAGSIRFLQLAPGEFLFVSFKVAGYAGLTLALPFVLYQGLAFVLPGLTRGERRLIAPAVAGSAVLFLAGLAFAWWALIPAALRFLVSYGADVVEPIWSIERYLDFVLLLMLSTGLAFQLPVLQLLLGAFGLVNWKRMLSAWRWVVMISALAGAVLTPSTDPVTMILLGSAITGLYLIGVLLVAVVQRFKAETPPASPPPAAAG, from the coding sequence ATGCCTCTGGTGGATCACCTGGAGGAGCTGCGTCAAAGGGTGCTGCGCAGTCTTGGGGCTGTGGTCATCTGCGCTCTTGCCTGTTTGCTGGCTGTGCGGCCGCTGGTCAGATTGCTTGAGGAGCCGGCCGGTTCCATCCGTTTCCTGCAGTTGGCACCGGGTGAGTTCCTGTTCGTGTCCTTCAAGGTGGCCGGTTACGCCGGTCTCACTCTGGCGCTGCCGTTTGTCCTTTACCAAGGGCTGGCCTTTGTCCTTCCCGGCCTTACCCGTGGCGAGCGCCGGCTGATCGCACCGGCGGTAGCAGGCTCCGCCGTTCTGTTTCTGGCGGGCTTGGCGTTCGCGTGGTGGGCGCTGATTCCAGCTGCACTGCGTTTTTTGGTGAGCTACGGCGCTGATGTGGTGGAGCCGATCTGGTCGATCGAGCGCTACCTCGACTTCGTTTTGCTACTCATGCTGTCCACAGGGTTGGCCTTCCAATTGCCCGTGCTGCAGCTCCTTCTGGGAGCGTTCGGGCTGGTCAACTGGAAACGAATGCTCTCGGCCTGGCGCTGGGTGGTGATGATTTCGGCGCTCGCCGGAGCAGTGCTCACCCCCTCAACGGACCCGGTGACGATGATTCTTCTGGGAAGTGCGATTACAGGGCTCTACCTGATCGGAGTTCTTCTGGTGGCGGTGGTGCAGCGTTTCAAAGCAGAAACTCCTCCAGCCTCTCCTCCCCCTGCAGCTGCAGGCTGA
- a CDS encoding high light inducible protein has protein sequence MSPDPNQESNVEPVDSVELNSWRRGFTPQAEIWNGRLAMLGLSAGLAFLLLIRLFAAG, from the coding sequence ATGAGTCCTGACCCCAATCAAGAGTCCAATGTCGAGCCAGTGGATTCCGTTGAGTTGAATTCCTGGCGCAGGGGATTCACTCCCCAGGCTGAAATCTGGAACGGTCGTCTGGCCATGCTCGGGCTATCAGCAGGACTGGCTTTTCTGTTGTTGATCAGACTTTTTGCAGCCGGCTGA
- the tsaD gene encoding tRNA (adenosine(37)-N6)-threonylcarbamoyltransferase complex transferase subunit TsaD, whose amino-acid sequence MSKLLALETSCDESAAAVVEHRNGRLHVLAHRIASQIEEHAQWGGVVPEIASRRHVEALPHLIGQALDDAELSMTDLDAVASTVTPGLVGALMAGSVTGRTLAALHDRPFVGVHHLEAHLASVHLADESPDPPYLVLLVSGGHTELIRVDGDCCMERLGRSHDDAAGEAFDKVARLMGLSYPGGPAIQAVARDGEATRFSLPKGRVSKPGGGFYPYDFSFSGLKTAMLRQVEACKRAEEPLPLADLAASFEQVVVDVLVQRSLRCCADQGLSTLVMVGGVAANQRLRRCMHAQGSKQGVAVHLAPLAYCTDNAAMVGAAAFQRLHWSGLSGFSSLQLGVSARWPLENCAPLYQSNPPF is encoded by the coding sequence ATGTCAAAGCTGCTTGCCCTCGAAACAAGTTGTGACGAGTCCGCAGCTGCTGTGGTGGAGCATCGCAATGGCCGATTGCACGTGCTGGCGCATCGCATTGCCTCCCAGATTGAGGAGCATGCCCAGTGGGGAGGGGTGGTCCCTGAGATTGCATCCCGTCGTCATGTGGAAGCGCTGCCGCATCTGATCGGCCAGGCCCTGGATGACGCTGAACTGTCGATGACCGATCTGGATGCTGTGGCGTCCACGGTCACACCAGGACTGGTGGGCGCTCTGATGGCGGGTTCGGTGACAGGACGCACGCTTGCGGCCCTCCACGACCGCCCGTTTGTGGGTGTGCATCACCTTGAAGCCCACCTGGCCTCCGTGCATCTCGCGGACGAATCCCCGGACCCCCCTTATTTGGTTCTGCTGGTAAGTGGTGGCCACACCGAGCTGATCCGAGTGGATGGTGATTGCTGCATGGAGCGTCTCGGTCGAAGCCACGATGACGCCGCCGGTGAGGCCTTCGACAAGGTGGCCAGGCTGATGGGGTTGTCCTATCCGGGTGGTCCTGCCATTCAGGCCGTCGCGCGGGATGGCGAGGCGACCCGCTTTTCACTGCCCAAGGGACGCGTGTCCAAACCAGGCGGTGGTTTTTATCCCTATGACTTTTCCTTCAGTGGTCTCAAGACCGCAATGCTGAGGCAGGTGGAGGCCTGCAAGCGTGCTGAGGAGCCCCTCCCCCTGGCTGATCTCGCTGCCAGCTTTGAGCAGGTGGTGGTGGATGTGCTGGTGCAGCGCAGTCTGCGGTGCTGTGCTGATCAGGGTTTGTCGACCCTGGTGATGGTTGGGGGTGTGGCTGCCAACCAGCGCTTGCGGCGTTGCATGCATGCGCAGGGCAGCAAGCAAGGAGTGGCTGTTCATCTCGCTCCCCTGGCCTATTGCACTGACAATGCTGCGATGGTTGGTGCGGCAGCGTTCCAGCGACTTCACTGGAGTGGCCTGTCGGGCTTCAGTTCTCTGCAGCTGGGGGTGTCTGCACGCTGGCCGCTGGAGAACTGTGCGCCTCTGTATCAATCGAATCCCCCTTTCTGA
- a CDS encoding type IV pilus twitching motility protein PilT — MSQTIFPPGFPSTTAAVPHRQVAPPEVTPPDLDSAPSLERIVQIANEQGHSDVHLGVGETPRYRARGEMLQTEWPVTTFETFQGWLQEILSPQQIDDFLQSKEFDGAYAFPFVRVRINLLDSLRGPAMVLRLIPQTILSLEALQLPDVLRDLASRPKGLVLVTGPTGSGKSTTLAAMIDWINRHQSRHILTIEDPVEFVHSSQSSLIRHREVGLHTHKFHNALRAALREDPDVILVGEIRDQETLNTALEASQTGHLVFGTLHTNSAVKTVERVLGMFPPEDQDSIRRSLSESLLGVIAQGLIRTTDGKRAAFHDILINTDACKDYIQRGALDDVEEIMERSGFDGMVTTNQSLQTLVEKGRVAADQAIALSLKPNELAQALRGRGGT; from the coding sequence GTGAGTCAAACGATCTTTCCCCCGGGCTTCCCATCCACCACGGCTGCAGTGCCGCACCGTCAGGTGGCGCCCCCCGAAGTCACCCCCCCGGATCTGGATTCAGCACCCAGCCTGGAACGCATCGTCCAGATCGCGAATGAGCAGGGACATTCCGATGTGCACCTCGGCGTTGGAGAAACACCCCGGTACCGAGCTCGAGGCGAGATGCTCCAGACCGAATGGCCTGTGACCACATTCGAGACGTTTCAAGGCTGGCTTCAGGAGATCCTCTCTCCTCAACAGATTGATGACTTCCTTCAGTCGAAGGAGTTCGACGGGGCCTATGCGTTCCCGTTTGTGCGCGTCCGCATCAACCTGCTGGATTCTCTGCGGGGACCAGCCATGGTTCTGCGTCTGATTCCCCAAACGATTCTCAGCCTTGAAGCACTGCAACTTCCTGATGTTTTGAGGGATTTGGCCTCAAGGCCCAAGGGGCTGGTGCTGGTAACGGGGCCAACAGGGTCCGGCAAAAGCACAACCCTGGCGGCCATGATCGACTGGATCAACCGTCATCAGAGCCGTCACATCCTCACCATCGAGGACCCGGTTGAATTTGTGCACTCCAGCCAAAGTTCCCTGATCCGCCATCGGGAGGTGGGTCTGCACACGCACAAATTCCACAACGCCCTCCGGGCCGCGTTGCGTGAAGATCCTGATGTGATCCTGGTGGGTGAAATTCGCGATCAAGAGACGCTCAACACGGCACTGGAGGCTTCCCAGACTGGACATCTGGTGTTCGGAACGCTTCACACCAACTCCGCCGTCAAAACGGTGGAACGTGTGCTGGGAATGTTTCCTCCGGAAGACCAAGACAGCATTCGACGGTCTCTGTCGGAATCCCTGCTCGGTGTGATTGCCCAGGGGTTGATCCGCACCACCGATGGCAAGCGAGCCGCCTTTCACGACATCCTGATTAATACCGATGCGTGCAAGGACTACATCCAACGGGGAGCCCTTGATGACGTTGAAGAAATCATGGAGCGCAGCGGTTTTGATGGCATGGTGACCACGAATCAATCGCTGCAGACGCTGGTGGAGAAAGGTCGTGTTGCAGCGGATCAGGCCATCGCCTTGAGTCTCAAACCCAACGAACTTGCCCAGGCGCTTCGAGGTCGTGGTGGGACTTAA
- the psaJ gene encoding photosystem I reaction center subunit IX, producing the protein MKKFLSTAPVVAAIWFTATAGILIEWNRFFPDLLFHPMG; encoded by the coding sequence ATGAAGAAATTTCTGAGCACAGCACCTGTGGTAGCTGCCATCTGGTTTACGGCCACAGCAGGCATTCTGATTGAGTGGAATCGGTTTTTCCCCGATCTTCTGTTCCACCCCATGGGCTGA
- the gltX gene encoding glutamate--tRNA ligase, whose translation MVRVRLAPSPTGTLHIGTARTAVFNWLYARKEGGSFLLRIEDTDKERSKPEFTRNILEGLQWLGIDWDEDPVIQSERVDQHRAAIQALLENGLAYRCYASEEELEAMREAQKASNQAPRYDNRHRNLTPEQEAAFQAEGREAVIRFKIDDDAEILWKDLVRGPMRWRGADLGGDMVVARRAPADQVGDPLYNLVVVVDDAAMAITHVIRGEDHIANTAKQLLLYEALGLAKPTFAHAPLILNAEGRKLSKRDGVTSINDFRSMGYTAEAIANYMTLLGWSVPEGMEERFTLQQAAEVFSFDRVNKAGARFDWDKLNWLNGQVLHALPPEQLLQDVTPLWTSEGWLLPEDQSWALALCELLGPSLTLIKDSVEQASPFFVCPELEDDGVKQLAVEGAKTAISHLLTALEAKPWDGLDTSKAQAMLGDAAKAAGVKKGVMMKSLRAALLGRLQGPDLITTWSLLARIEQDLPRLRRCLD comes from the coding sequence ATGGTTCGCGTTCGTCTGGCACCCAGCCCAACGGGGACGCTGCACATCGGAACGGCACGAACAGCCGTTTTCAATTGGCTTTACGCCAGAAAAGAGGGCGGATCCTTTCTTCTGCGCATTGAAGACACCGACAAGGAGCGGTCCAAACCGGAATTCACCCGCAACATCCTTGAAGGTCTGCAATGGCTTGGGATCGACTGGGATGAAGACCCCGTGATCCAGAGCGAGCGAGTGGATCAGCACCGAGCGGCGATCCAAGCGCTGCTCGAGAACGGCCTCGCCTATCGCTGTTATGCCAGTGAAGAAGAGCTGGAGGCGATGCGCGAAGCCCAGAAAGCTTCCAATCAGGCGCCGCGATACGACAACCGTCATCGCAACCTCACGCCAGAGCAGGAAGCCGCGTTTCAGGCCGAAGGACGGGAGGCGGTCATCCGCTTTAAAATCGATGACGACGCTGAGATTCTCTGGAAGGATCTAGTGCGCGGACCAATGCGATGGCGCGGCGCCGACCTCGGTGGCGACATGGTGGTCGCCCGACGGGCACCCGCTGACCAGGTCGGTGATCCGTTGTACAACCTGGTGGTGGTGGTGGATGACGCAGCGATGGCCATCACCCATGTGATCCGCGGAGAAGATCACATCGCCAACACCGCCAAGCAGCTGCTGCTTTATGAAGCCCTTGGTCTGGCAAAGCCAACGTTCGCGCACGCGCCGCTGATTCTCAATGCCGAAGGCCGCAAGCTTTCGAAACGCGATGGAGTGACCTCCATTAATGACTTCCGCAGCATGGGCTACACGGCAGAAGCCATCGCCAACTACATGACCTTGCTGGGCTGGTCTGTACCGGAAGGAATGGAGGAACGCTTCACCCTGCAACAGGCAGCGGAGGTGTTCAGCTTCGATCGCGTCAACAAAGCTGGAGCCCGCTTCGATTGGGACAAACTCAACTGGCTGAATGGTCAGGTGCTGCATGCTCTGCCGCCAGAGCAGTTGCTCCAGGACGTGACGCCGCTGTGGACATCAGAGGGATGGTTGCTGCCAGAGGATCAGAGCTGGGCTCTGGCCCTGTGTGAACTGCTGGGTCCATCGCTCACGCTGATCAAAGACAGCGTCGAACAGGCATCACCCTTCTTTGTCTGTCCAGAGCTCGAAGACGATGGTGTGAAGCAACTCGCTGTCGAAGGTGCCAAAACTGCGATCTCCCATCTGCTGACCGCTTTGGAAGCCAAGCCCTGGGATGGGCTCGACACCAGCAAAGCTCAAGCGATGCTCGGCGACGCTGCCAAAGCGGCGGGCGTCAAGAAAGGGGTGATGATGAAATCCTTGCGAGCTGCGCTGTTGGGTCGTCTACAGGGACCCGACCTGATCACCACCTGGTCATTGCTGGCCCGAATCGAGCAAGACCTCCCCCGCCTCAGGCGCTGTCTGGACTGA
- a CDS encoding NFACT family protein: protein MASSTLQVMDLTSLKAVLADLSNQILPSRFEKAQQPDPHSLQLGFRTLKGMIWLELSWQAEAARLVRIPPPKRTGAGSTLAQQVQHGLRQLALVDLQQHGFERVVQFQFAPRPGEAAVRTLVLELMGRHSNCLMLDDQQRITAIARQVRQHQSRIRPLSSGDAYLPPPSLQSLPPQLNEPIEQWQRRLSLLPVGLGKALRETYQGISPALIKQLVALPATAANPSPALLPSTPVDTITPDQWSRLHQRWLQWLRHLDQTTFSLQLEKEGGYCVWNGPDIERDDDRDNALGDCLSLRLGLYYRHHLNARRLQRRTDELRQLLQVSREREQAQRMEQQDRMEDTNNAETLQRQADTLLCQQNPDRDSIDRAQKLYQRARRLRRAIPVIEERLRHHDQRLALLDGSESFLEDLIQAEWDDPAERSQQLEDLKLELEELLTPKRQRRQIGPPPGQPQPLALTSAGGLLIQVGRNHRQNEWISLRQARSGDLWFHAQECPGSHVVLKASASAASEQDIQEAADLAAWFSRAKGNRRVAVVMTSVDHLQRIPGSAPGTVRHRQADLVWAEPDRARRTLEGREPLA from the coding sequence ATGGCCAGCAGCACGCTTCAGGTGATGGATCTCACCAGCCTCAAGGCCGTGCTGGCGGACCTCAGCAATCAGATTCTTCCCAGCCGCTTCGAAAAGGCCCAGCAGCCAGACCCGCACAGTCTCCAGCTGGGTTTCCGCACGCTGAAAGGAATGATTTGGCTGGAGCTCAGCTGGCAGGCCGAGGCCGCCAGGCTTGTGCGGATTCCGCCTCCGAAACGGACCGGTGCCGGCAGCACGCTGGCGCAACAGGTACAGCACGGCCTGCGTCAGCTGGCGCTCGTCGACCTGCAACAGCACGGATTCGAGCGGGTGGTGCAGTTTCAGTTCGCCCCGCGACCCGGTGAAGCAGCCGTCAGGACCCTGGTCCTGGAGCTGATGGGTCGTCACAGCAACTGCCTCATGCTCGATGATCAGCAGCGCATCACAGCGATCGCCCGTCAGGTAAGGCAGCACCAATCAAGGATCCGACCGCTGAGCAGCGGTGATGCCTATCTACCGCCGCCTTCTCTTCAAAGCCTTCCGCCACAATTAAACGAACCGATCGAACAGTGGCAACGACGTCTGTCACTGCTGCCGGTCGGGCTGGGCAAGGCATTGCGCGAGACCTATCAGGGAATCAGTCCTGCGCTGATCAAGCAGCTGGTTGCACTGCCAGCGACGGCCGCCAATCCATCGCCGGCCCTGCTGCCCTCCACACCCGTCGACACCATCACCCCGGACCAGTGGTCGCGGTTGCATCAACGCTGGCTGCAATGGCTCAGGCATCTGGATCAGACCACCTTCAGCCTTCAGCTGGAAAAAGAGGGTGGGTATTGCGTCTGGAACGGCCCTGACATCGAACGCGACGATGACCGTGACAATGCTTTGGGGGATTGCCTCAGCCTCCGACTTGGTCTGTATTACCGCCACCACCTGAATGCGCGTCGCCTGCAGCGCAGGACCGACGAACTCAGGCAATTGCTCCAAGTGAGTCGCGAGCGGGAACAAGCCCAGCGGATGGAGCAGCAAGACCGCATGGAGGACACCAACAATGCGGAAACACTGCAGCGCCAGGCCGACACCCTCCTCTGTCAGCAGAATCCAGACCGCGACAGCATCGATCGCGCTCAGAAGCTCTACCAACGTGCTCGTCGATTACGACGGGCCATCCCCGTGATCGAGGAGCGCCTCCGACATCACGATCAACGCCTGGCCTTGCTCGATGGCAGCGAGAGTTTTCTGGAGGATTTGATCCAAGCGGAGTGGGATGACCCGGCTGAGCGCAGCCAACAACTCGAAGACCTCAAGCTTGAACTGGAAGAGCTATTGACCCCCAAGCGGCAACGCCGTCAAATCGGTCCACCACCAGGACAGCCCCAGCCCCTGGCGTTGACATCGGCGGGTGGACTGCTGATCCAAGTGGGACGCAACCACCGCCAAAACGAATGGATCAGTCTTCGACAAGCCCGCAGCGGGGATCTCTGGTTTCACGCGCAAGAGTGCCCTGGCAGCCATGTGGTGCTCAAGGCATCAGCCTCTGCAGCATCAGAGCAGGACATTCAGGAAGCGGCTGACCTCGCAGCCTGGTTCAGTCGCGCGAAGGGCAACCGACGGGTGGCCGTGGTGATGACCTCGGTGGACCATCTCCAGAGAATTCCTGGATCAGCCCCAGGAACCGTGCGGCATCGGCAGGCGGATCTGGTGTGGGCTGAACCGGACCGTGCACGTCGAACCCTTGAGGGGCGGGAGCCCCTAGCCTGA
- a CDS encoding DUF1643 domain-containing protein yields MRLLVTCWRSEASFSACGQYRWELQRVVSTPAHDDHRRVLLFLGLNPSRADAGRDDPTLRRLQGFARTWGHHQLVVLNLFARISPAPVALRRCADPVGKDNDRVLKGWFQGWASHPGWDLWLGWGAAGGLHQRDQQVVEMLKQSLVHRLAGTAPLAIGTTRSGQPRHPLYVSGGSSPIPWTCTVR; encoded by the coding sequence TTGAGGCTGCTTGTGACCTGCTGGAGGTCTGAAGCCTCCTTCAGCGCCTGCGGTCAGTACCGATGGGAGTTGCAGCGTGTGGTGTCAACACCCGCTCACGATGACCATCGGCGCGTGCTGCTGTTTCTGGGCTTGAATCCTTCTCGCGCGGATGCAGGCCGTGACGATCCAACCCTTCGGCGTCTGCAGGGATTCGCCAGGACCTGGGGGCATCATCAGCTTGTCGTGCTCAATCTTTTCGCTCGAATCTCACCGGCTCCCGTGGCCCTGCGCCGGTGTGCCGATCCGGTCGGCAAGGACAACGACCGGGTGTTGAAGGGCTGGTTCCAGGGTTGGGCATCCCACCCTGGTTGGGATCTCTGGCTCGGCTGGGGTGCCGCCGGTGGTCTGCACCAACGGGATCAGCAAGTGGTGGAGATGCTGAAGCAGTCGCTGGTGCACCGTCTTGCAGGGACGGCCCCGCTGGCCATCGGAACCACGCGAAGCGGGCAACCGCGTCATCCTCTCTATGTTTCGGGTGGAAGTTCACCCATACCCTGGACCTGTACGGTTCGCTGA
- a CDS encoding Photosystem I reaction center subunit III — MRRLFALALSALLVFGFAPVAKADVAGLTPCSESARFQQRASAASTPQAKARFDMYSQAVCGEDGLPHLIVDGRWDHAGDFVYPGLMFLYVAGCIGWSGREYLKATRGTKEQYMKEIQIDFQIALKSLIASATWPLAAVREFTSGKLLEDDSKITVSPR; from the coding sequence ATGCGTCGTCTCTTCGCCCTCGCGCTTTCGGCACTGCTTGTCTTCGGCTTTGCGCCCGTCGCCAAAGCAGATGTTGCAGGTCTGACTCCATGCTCAGAAAGCGCCCGTTTCCAGCAACGCGCCAGCGCAGCCTCCACACCACAGGCCAAAGCTCGTTTCGACATGTACAGCCAAGCTGTCTGTGGTGAAGACGGTCTTCCTCACCTGATCGTCGATGGCCGCTGGGATCACGCTGGTGACTTTGTCTACCCCGGCCTGATGTTCCTCTACGTGGCTGGCTGCATTGGCTGGTCCGGTCGTGAGTACCTGAAAGCCACCCGCGGCACGAAGGAGCAGTACATGAAGGAAATCCAGATCGATTTCCAAATTGCTCTGAAGTCTTTGATCGCTTCAGCAACCTGGCCTCTGGCAGCAGTGCGTGAATTCACCAGCGGCAAGCTGCTGGAAGATGATTCCAAGATCACTGTTTCCCCTCGCTGA